GGACAGTCTTTGGGCTAGATAGTTTTACATTGCTGGCAATTCCGTTATTCCTGTTGGTCGGAAAGGTCATGAACGAATCCAATGTGACGACGCGCTTATTTGATTTTGCAAAAGCATTGGTAGGTCATCTGAAGGGCGGAATGGGACAGGTAAATATTTTGGCAAGTGTCATTTTTGCTGGTATGAGTGGATCTGCAACAGCTGATGCTGCAGGACTTGGTGCAGTCGAAATCAAGGCAATGACAGATGCTAAATATCCGAAACGATTTTCTGCAAGTATTACAGCAGCATCTTCTTTAATCGGACCAATCATACCACCTAGTATTCCTGTTGTGCTTTATGCAATTATTGCAAGTGTATCCGTAAATAAGCTGTTAATTGCGGGGATTATTCCAGGGATATTGATGGCTGCTTCTTTAAGTATTTTTGTAGCAATTCAAGCAACCCGCAATAATTTTCCTACAGAAGCGAGAGCATCTTTAAAGAGAATAGCAATTACTGCTAAAAGGGCATTTCTGCCAGTATTAACACCTGTTATTTTAATTGGTGGCGTGCTGACAGGTGTATTTACTGCAACAGAAGCGGCAGCGGTTGGAGCATTGTATGCCATTATTTTATCAACTGTCATTTACAGAACGATTACACTGCCGCATTTATACCGTATTTTCAAACATACGATGCGTGATAGTGCGGTAATTATGATTATTCTTGGGGTAGCGAATATATTTGCATGGATTCTCATTCGTGAGCGCGTTCCAGTTACGTTTGCAAGTGCAATTACAGCTATCACAGATAACTATTATTTTGTAATGGGTCTGTGTCTTGTGTTTCTGCTTTTATTAGGGATGTTTCTGTCATCCATCGTCTCTATTACGATTGCAACGCCTGTGTTAGTTCCGCTGATTATGGAAGTGGGAGGAGACCCGCTTCACTTTGGAATTATCATGATTGTTGCGCTGATGATTGGTGAAATTACACCGCCTTTTGGTATGGTGCTGTTTGCTATTACAAGGGTCGGAAATATACCGTTTATTGAATTGGTCCGGGGTGTCGTGCCTTATATCATCCCAATTTTAATATTAATTGTCATACTTATTATTTTCCCATCGCTTGTTACATTCTTACCTGATTTATTCCTTGGATGAATGGAGATGAAATGATTGATACATGAAAAAGTAATGCTTACTGATGTTACAGGCA
This region of Oceanobacillus sp. FSL K6-2867 genomic DNA includes:
- a CDS encoding TRAP transporter large permease, yielding MIMLIMLLTLVIALIIGIPAVFSMGIATLIYFLLDRGLFAIPDILIAQRTVFGLDSFTLLAIPLFLLVGKVMNESNVTTRLFDFAKALVGHLKGGMGQVNILASVIFAGMSGSATADAAGLGAVEIKAMTDAKYPKRFSASITAASSLIGPIIPPSIPVVLYAIIASVSVNKLLIAGIIPGILMAASLSIFVAIQATRNNFPTEARASLKRIAITAKRAFLPVLTPVILIGGVLTGVFTATEAAAVGALYAIILSTVIYRTITLPHLYRIFKHTMRDSAVIMIILGVANIFAWILIRERVPVTFASAITAITDNYYFVMGLCLVFLLLLGMFLSSIVSITIATPVLVPLIMEVGGDPLHFGIIMIVALMIGEITPPFGMVLFAITRVGNIPFIELVRGVVPYIIPILILIVILIIFPSLVTFLPDLFLG